CAAAGATGCAGGGTAAAAGAGGTGTGAGGTTATGGATGTAGGTGAGGAATTGTATGGGGCCGATGAGCCGgatcagaaaaagaaaacgagAGGGGAGGAGACTGGTATGAAACTATGAATAGTGGTAGCACAGGGAATAACGGAGGAATGACAACAACCGTCCCAGGAGCTGACGGTGAACTGGTGAGCGCAGATGTTGGTGCTCGCTAGGAGAAATGAATCTCCTCAGCTGTAATTGCCGGGGCCTTGGGCAGCCTCGGACATTTCAAGAATTGGTGTGCCTAGTGCAGACCTATCACCCAAAGATCATCTTCTTGTCGGAAAGAAGGCAATGCGAAGAAAAAGTTAAAGCAATAAGGTGGAGGATAGGCCTCAAACACTGCCGCACCAATGATGGAAAAGGTAAAGGAGCTGGCATTGCATTGTTCTGGGACGAAGCAATAAAAAAAAGATGTTATCGTATGGGCCTCGCTATTTTGATGTGCTTGTGACTGAAAATCCCCATGGCCTGACGTGGCGGGGCACTTTTGTTTATGGTGAACCCAAATCTCACAAAAGCCTGAAATCCTCGTGTATTTTCAGTAGCAAATTGTTGTGTTAAAGAGGAAGCTAATGTGTCATTAATAGGCTGAAATGAGTTAATTGCAGCATCAAATATACTTGGCACTTTCACAGAGCATCTAAATTTCTCAAAGTCTAAGTAAGACTTCAGGTGGTAGCAGGGAACAACATGAGTAACACTGTTAAAACATGAAATTATGCAAGCAGTAGCCTGCAAAAAACAGTCCTTCAAATTTTAGTCACCCAACATGTCTATAAAGAATATAATATTAGGAAATTACATAACATAAATGCATAGTATGTGAGCAGATGGTACTCTTTAGTCTGTGAGCTACCTTTTGAAATTTCAATGCTAGAAGAACTTCTATGTTTATGGTACAAATGCATGCCGGGGGTCAGCTCTAGATAATGATATATGGACCCATCAAACTGATTTTGAAATGTCCACAGTTTTAATTTCATGGGAAAATACATGATTGGTGATAAAGAAAGATGATACAGGCTACAATACATGATTGGTGATAATTTTAGTGTTTATAGGCATAAGTCCTGAACAATCAGAAACTGCACAAAGAGAGAGCCCATGGAGGCCTCCAAGGAGCACGACGCAATGAGCAAATAGGTTAATGTAGATTACACATTTAATCACGGGTATATTACCTGTTATGTGGTTCTCGATCAAGGAAATATAGGCACACCAAACAAATAAATATGGCCTCTCACAAAATGTGTTAAATGAGAGTCAATTGCAAGAAACCACCACATTTGTGGCTAGGTTTGCAGGAAACTACCAAGTCGTTAATCTGTTGCAAAAAACACTGTAAAATCTCTTAACCCGTTGCAAAAAGCACTGAACAGCCGTTTAGCCTCGTTTGATCTCTTTTCCGACAGGTGGGCCGCGAAAACGTTGACGTGGCGTGCGGACAGGCAAACGGCGCCGTTAGGAAAGAAAACAGTCAACACGCCGCGCGGTCGGTCCGGTTCAGACAGTCCCCCCCACGCCCCTGTCCTGTCTCTCGCCCcgctcccctctcctctctcgcCCCTGCTTGCCGCCGGTGATGGCCACCTCGCGTGGTAGTGATGATGGCGGTGGCGGTGGTGCTGGCGATGCATCTGGTGGCAGTGGTGCTCCTGCAGATCCAACAGAGGTTTGTGGCAGTTCAAACCCATCTCAGGCTGCGCCTCTTCCACAGCCGCCGTCGCCGTCTTACTGTGCTGAGTACGCGGCGGCGAGGGCATTCGCCAAGGCCGTGAAGGAAGATCCAGAGGGGAGCCATCACTACGCATCCTCCTTCGGCGGTGTCTCGTAAGTTTTCTCTTTCCATACCCCGATTTGGTTTCTAGGGTTCTAAGTGTATGTAGTAGGCACCGTCGCCATTATTGTTGTTGTAGGTTGTTTATGTGGTCAGACATGTAAGTGAAGTGTTTATGTAGTTCTAGGGTTCTAAGTGTATGTAGTAGGCACCTAAACATTAACTGAATTTTTAACTGAACTTTTAACTGAATTTTGAACTGAATCTGAACTTTTAACTGAACTTTTAACTGAATTGCTTTACTTGAACTGTAGATTGAATGATGAAGTGTGGGAAGTCAGATTCCATTTCCATGACAGAGATAATCTTGAAAGAAGCCTAAATGTGGATGATATCACATTTTACAATCTGATTGCACTAATAGAGCTTGAAGGATATGGGATGACAGACTTTATGTATTATGTCAGAGATCCAGGTGTTGGGGTTTCAGGTATGGAAGAACTGACAGATGATGATAAGGTGGAGGAAATGTTGGATGACCTAGTTGTCAAAGGTCAGAAGGTGGTGAACATAACAGTCATCAGAAGTGATGCTCCAAGACCTAGTGATTTGAACATTGGACCAGTTTGTGAGGAGCAGGTTCCATTATCTGAAATAGGTGTGCCAGTGGTGTATGAGATAGATACAGCAGGAGTACTGTTTCCTAGCCCAACAAAGCCACAACAAGTGCTAGTGCAGGTCATTAACACACAGGAGAGTACATTTTTGAAGCAGAAGTGTGCACCAGTAGCAGAATTTGCAATGGAGCAAGACCAAGATCAAGAGCAAATTGAGAAACTGATGGAGCAGAAGAGGAATGAAGAGATTGAGAAGTTCAGGAAAAAGgggaaagaaaaagagaaataCAAGGCAGCTAAAAGAAAACTTCCAGAGCTAATGGCTGAAGATTTCACTGATAGTGACAGTGACACAGATTTACTAGCAGATGAGGATATAATTGCTAGGCTTGAGGCAATGAAGAAGCATAGAGATGATCCACTTCATCATATTGAAGGGGACACTGATGTGGATGAGCCATATGAAgcagatgaggaggaggaggaggaggaggagaaggcaccagaggaggaggaggaggagaaggcaccagaggaggaggaggaggaagggagCAGCATAGGAGGAAGTAAAAGAAAGGGGCCAACTACAAGATCTCATTCTAGTTTGGATGAGATTATTGAGGAAGATTGGTTTCCTTCATCTGATGAGGAGAGCAACCCTGGTGACCTAAGTGAGGAGGACAATGATGGGGCTCAAATACCATGTGTGAAGCTTCCAGCTGATAGGAAGAGCAGGGCTAAAAAGAGGAAGCCTAGAGTTTGGTATGATGAGCAAAGGGAGAACCCAGAAGAGCAATTTATGAAGAAGCTTTGTTTCCTAGATGTGACCCAGTTCAGGAGGGCACTTCTTAATTTTCACATCTCACAAAATAGGAACCATGCCTTCCACAGGAACTGTCTAGACAGGATTATAGCTGTCTGCAAATTTGAGAATTGTCCATTTTTCATTGCAGCTTCTCAGATAGCACATGAGAAGACATTCTGTATAAAGAAACTGAACTTGCACCACAGCTGCCCAGTAGTAGGAGAGAGCACAAAAGTTACTGCTAAGTGGTTGGCACATGAATGTGAGCAACAGTTGAGGACAGACCCCAACACACCTGTCCAGACTATAATTTCAAACTTGAAGCAAAAGCATGGAATAGAGGTATCTATACATATGGCCTATAGGGCAAGAAAGCTAGCTAAAAATGTAGTCCTAGGAGATCAGAAGGCACAATATCATAGGATAAGGGATTACCTAGAAGCTGTGCTAGAAAGCTGTTAGTGAAGTTCAATGCAAATAGGACAAAGACTGAGACTGCTAAGTGGCAGATATGCCCAACATATGCTGAGAAGCTAGAGGAAGCAAAACATCATTCTAGGTTTTGTCAGTCTATCAAAGCTGGACCTGATCTCTTCCAGGTGACAAGTGGAGAAAACACATATGCAGTTAACTTGTTGCTACATACATGTGGTTGTAGGAAGTGGGACATGTGTGGAGTACCTTGCAATCATGGTGTTTCTGCAATCAACAAGGCAAAACTACAGCCAGAAGATTTTGTTCATGATTTCTTCAAGAAACCAATGTATAAGGCAGCTTATAGTCCAATAGTTTTCCCTGTGCCTGGGCCTGATTTGTGGCCAAAGACTAGAACCCCTGACATTGAACCACCAGTGTTCAAAGAAAAGCCAGGAAACAAAGAGACAAAGAGGAGAAAGAGCAAGTTTGAAAAGCCAGCTCCAAAGGATACATCTAGGATGGGAACTATCACTTGTAGCAATTGCAATAGGACTGGGCATAGATACACTAGTTGCAAGCAGGCTCTTAAACCATCCCTAGCTATGAGAATGAACCAGCACCAGGTAACTATTGTTGTAGGTTTTTGTACAATTTCACATACTAGTTTCTAACATTTGTATGCTATAATTTCAGGAAAACAGGAGAGATGATACACCCAGAACTGTATCTGCTCTTGCTCCCATGCCACCAAGGAGAAGTGCtccttctgctcctgctgctgctcaaACTGCAGCTCCAGCTCCACCACCTCCAAGGGCTCCAAGGGTATCAAGGAGAGCTCCTTCTGCTCCTGCTTCAGCTCCCAGTGCACCAAGGAGAGCTCCTTCTGCTCCTGCTGCAGCTGCTGCTCCTCCTGCTACAAGGGCAACAAAGAAAGCTAAAACTACAAGGACTGCAACTTCTACTGCTGGTGCTGGTCCAAGTTCTACTGCTGGTGCTGGTCCAAGTTCCTCTACTGCTGCTGGGCCAAGAGGAAGAAACAAGTTCATCCCCCCCAAGAGTTGCAGGTAGTGGAAGAGTGAGGAAGCCATCCTTTAAGATGTCTGAGTGGTTCAACTGTTCTCAAGGGAGCAGGTGAAGTTGTGTTAACTTGTGGTCAAAACTTGTGTTGCTTCTGGTTGTCATGAGTACTTTCATGTTCTAAACATGTTCAAGACATCTAGTGGACTTGTTGGACTTGTTGGTTGTCATGAGTACTTTCATGTAAGGTACCTAGTGGACTTGTTGGTCTGTGGTGAGCTGATGATGTTCAAGACATCTTTATTTTGGTTGAGTACTTTCTGGTTAGTTGTTTGCTAATAAGTGTGATGACCTAAtatgatcatctagggtgcctcggcgtcgacggcatccacgataacctaatatgatcttctagggtgcctcggcatcgacggcatccacgataacctaatatgatcttctagggtgcctcggcgtcgacggcatccacgataacctaatatgatcatctagggtgcctcggcgtcgacggcatccacgataacctaatatgatcttctagggtgcctcggcgtcgacggcgtccacgataacctaatatgatcatctagggtgcctcggcgtcgacggcgtccacgataacctaatatgatcatctagggtgcctcggcgtcgacggcatccacgataacctaatatgatcatctagggtgcctcggcgtcgacggcatccacgataacctaatatgatcttctagggtgcctcggcgtcgacggcatccacgataacctaatatgatcatctagggtgcctcggcgtcgacggcgtccacgataacctaatatgatcatctagggtgcctcggcgtcgacggcatccacgataacctaatatgatcttctagggtgcctcggcgtcgacggcatccacgataacctaatatgatcttctagggtgcctcggcgtcgacggcatccacgataacctaatatgatcttctagggtgcctcggcatcgacggcatccacgataacctaatatgatcatctagggtgcctcggcgtcgatgGCATCCACGATAACCTAATATGATACATATCCTCATTCCATCATTTAGGGTGCCATAGTTAACATCAATGACATAGTTAACATCATGACAGTATCCAACAACTCTAGTTAACATCATGACAGTATCCAACAACTCTAGTTAACAACATAGTTAACATCATGACACCATAGTTCAAAGCTTACAAGACATAGTTCAAGGCTACACCCTACTTCAAATACTGCAAACTGCCACTAGTTCACACATTACAAGCCATAGTTCAATGCTTGAAACCTAAGATAATGACCCACATGGTCAGATTACAAATCACTCTTCATCGCAAATATCCTTGATGTCCTTCAGCTTTCTCTTGTTCTTGTCACTAGCTTTGACAAGATCAGCAATGTGAAACTCCAAATTCCTCCTCTCAGTGCTCAACTTTTCCTTCTCCTTCAAATGAGCAAACTTCAGATTCCTAATCACATTACCTTGGGCAACCTGAATGCTCTTCAACTGGTCAACCTTTTGCTTCAGTTCTTTGTTCTCAGCATCCATTGCACCCAGCTGTTCCTTCAAAGCTGAAATATTGTTGTCCAAAGGTGGAGTGATCTCCTCATGTTCACCTTGTTGGACTCCATTTTCCTTGGGAATATTGTCCTGGGTATCAAGTAGGTTGTTCACATCCTCAACAAGCTTCTCATAAGTCTCCTGTAGCTTGTTCTTCTGTGATGTGAGATTGTGGACAAGTGATGAATGTTCCAGACATGCCATCCTATTAGCACGCTGGCAATCCTCATACAAAAGCCATAGTTTGTGAAGAGCATTCTGCAGATGCTCTGGCCACTCCTCATCTACCCAATGAACAACACCACAACTGCTTGCTTCCTGCAAAACAACAAGTACAAATGCATTTACTTCCTTTTTCACTTCACTTCTATTCTGGCCACTCCTCATCTACCCAATGAACAACACCACAACTGCTGGCAATTCTATTCAGTCTATTAGCAAACAACAAGTACAAGTACAAAACAACTATAGTATACTGCACATGCACAATTCAGCTCAACTCTGAATTTATATCTGAATTTTTAACAGCATACTACACTGAATTTACTTCATTTATACCTTAATTTTTAACAGCACAATACAATTCAGTTCAATTCATTTACTTCATTTATATCTATGAACAATGCACTATGGATACCTTAATTTTATATCTTTGTACTTAATTTTTAATAGCACAATTTAATTCATTTACTTCATTTATATCACTGTGGTGTAGTTCATTTATATGTATGAACAATTCATTTACTTCACTCAGTCACTATGGTATGATACATGACAGTACCTTTAACTAAACTACTAGGTGAACAGTGAACATGAACAATGAACAGTGAACATGAACAATGAACAGTGCATATGAATAATTTATAGTTTCTTCACAAAATGAGCAAACTACAGATTTTTGCTAGCACTCACATCAAGTCCACAGGCAATGAACCTCCTCCCAGTGCTAATCCCTTCAAAGCAAACATGCCTCTTCGCCGGCTGGCCATGCTCACACATCACCATCACCTCATCATCAACACCAGAGTAGTTCGGGTCCTCGATTGTAGCCGGGATCTACATCAACAAAAGAAACGCACAAAATCCATCTCACGGGTTCAAATCGAGCAGGAAAAACAAAATCCCCAAACCGAAACCCTTGCTCAAAGAACCCTAGCTACGAGTTCAAATCACTGACCTTGATAGGGGAGCCGCCTGAAGAGTACTCGTAGCCCGATTCCTCGCTGTCGTCGCTCCACGAAACCATGGCGGACGGCGGCCAGCTGGCTTCTCACCGACGGCGACCAGAGCGAGAGAGAGGAGGCAGAGGAGaggggcgagagagagagagagagagggcgcgGGGCATCTGTCTGGCGAGCACCGACAGGACCGACCGCGCGGCGTGTTGACCGTTTTCTTTCCTAACGGCGCCGTTTGCCTGTCCGCACGCCACGTCAGCGTTTTCGCGGCCCACCTGTCGGAAAAGAGATCAAACGAGGCTAAACGGCTGTTCAGTGCTTTTTGCAACGGGTTAAGAGATTTTACGGTGTTTTTTGCAACAGATTAACGACTTGGTAGTTTCCTGCAAACCTAGCCACAAATGTGGTGGTTTCTTGCAATTGACTCGTTAAATGAAGCAATGTAACACACTACAAGATGTCATCTGAGTATTATTGTCCAAAGTCTACAACAATAAATAAAAATGTTAGGTCAGAAATGAAGGAAGTGGCAACAACAAATCCTCCACAAATAAGCGTCAGCTAGTATAGGTGGAAGCAAAATAATTATCAAAGTAGTGGTCCAATATTTACAGGGTTTTTTCAACTAAATATGTTCTATTGCGAATAATAATATTTTTTTAGGTGGAAGCAAAACTAAATGACATGGAGAAAGTAGTGTTTTGAGCCTAATAATTGAGATGCCAGCAAGTACATGTTTCGACTGAAATGGAAGTCTAGCAGTAACAACCAGTACATGTTTCGTCTGAAATATGTAATATGTAATATATCTGCAGAGGTGCATCATTATTGTATATTTTATAAAAGGAATTTGAAGCATAGAGCAGTAGCAGCCAAAAGAGCACTTTAGAATCTATATTTTAGTTTCGAACCTAATTTTCCACACAAAGCCTTTCGTCTTCTCCACCAAATCATGGTGTTCCTTCTTATTAAATTAAATCTTTTGGCTTTGTTCATGATGTTTTCCTGCACTATGAGAGCAGATTATTTCAAATAAAATACAAATAGTCTATGTCTTATGATTTGATAGCTTAAAGGGGATAAAAGGGATTCACTATATGAGTTACACAAAGCATGTGATTGACATAGTGAGAAAGGTTTGCCCACCAACATTCTTCCTCCCAGTAGACATGGAAATTAGTAGTCACCTATCTAGGATGAAgtacagaaaaagaaaaatggaaaAAAGAGAGCACCTTTGATGAACACGGACATCCCTGGGACTtcagctttcccttgttcttgTCTTGGCCGGCATTACCACGCGTCTTCCCGGCCGGCAACCTGTATGAGCGACAATGAAAAGAGCAGTACAAAAGAACACATGTCAATGATGCTTGAGGATACTGGATTGCTGATGGACTCGGATTCTTTGGTTCCTTCAGGTAAGCAGAACACAGTCTTTGATTTCAACACTAATATTTCTCTAACGAATATTCTTCATGAGTTTGTATTGATATGAATTTACCGAAGTTAGCTGAAGGCCTCGACGGTTCCCCTGTTTGTGTGGTTAATGATGTATGATTTGTAGGAACTTGATATGTTTTATGAAATGTTATGTTGTGAGTCTAGTACAACAATTGTTAGTAACGAAGAAGTTTCTATTAGAACAGTTGCATCTCTGGTGAATGTATGCTCCTCAATACTATATTGTCAGTCAGTTGATAAAGGAAAGAAACCTGCCTGGATAACCTAACGCACACGATTCAGCGTTTTGCTGGAACTTGATTTCTACAGAGGACCATCACATTCTGAAACTGTATACTCGTGCTCAACTTTTTCAAGCACTAATATATAAGTTGTATCTGTTGAAACTTGAAAGGCGTCAATCAATTGAATAAAGCATGTACCTGTACTGACCTTGACGACATCAAAGGCCTTGTCATTCCTTGTTCAGATGGAATGGAGTAGCACTGGGTCGGTGGCAGGACAATGGTGGAGTTTCGGTTGCAGCGATGTGGCCATCGTAGTAGAAGGAAGCGAACCTCTCGGCTAAAATGAATTATAATGTCAGATTATAATCAAGGATTCTAGCAAAATAAAGAAGGTATTGAGAGGGAGGCAGACGTCAGGTCGCTACCTTCTAGGTACCGATGGATGGAGCAGCCCGTTGCCGAGGAGATAGGCCGGAGGAGGGCGGAGCTGGCAGCAGGGAGCACGACGACGACATGGAGGAAATCAGTGCGGATCTCGAACCGGCAGGGGgctccgcgccgccgcgcccggggCACACGTGTGGCTTCGTTCGCCGTCGGCCACCCCGCATGCGTCCACGTCCGCGGCGGCGGTGTGCAGGCAACACGGGAGGCAAGGGGCTGCGACGGCGTGCGGCGGCGTGAGGCGATGCAGTTCCGGCGGCGTGCAGGCAACCGGGGAGGCAAGGGGCTGCGGCGGCGTGAGGGGAGGGGCAGGTGGCGGCGTGGGACGGCGCGAGGCGAGGGGCAGGCGGCGGCGTGAGGTGATGCAGTTCTTTTTGCTGTGTGGATGTGGACTGGGCCTGG
The Aegilops tauschii subsp. strangulata cultivar AL8/78 chromosome 3, Aet v6.0, whole genome shotgun sequence genome window above contains:
- the LOC120976277 gene encoding uncharacterized protein; the encoded protein is MVSWSDDSEESGYEYSSGGSPIKIPATIEDPNYSGVDDEVMVMCEHGQPAKRHVCFEGISTGRRFIACGLDEASSCGVVHWVDEEWPEHLQNALHKLWLLYEDCQRANRMACLEHSSLVHNLTSQKNKLQETYEKLVEDVNNLLDTQDNIPKENGVQQGEHEEITPPLDNNISALKEQLGAMDAENKELKQKVDQLKSIQVAQGNVIRNLKFAHLKEKEKLSTERRNLEFHIADLVKASDKNKRKLKDIKDICDEE